Proteins encoded within one genomic window of Clostridia bacterium:
- a CDS encoding flavodoxin family protein, whose protein sequence is MFFVVINGSPHHDGNTMFLLNKGLAELESLGGKVETIHAADILRNLPVPFCTACSSPCQGKCSEGTRLAEVLHILRKADGLLLGSPVYFGTISAQLKAFWDKIRCLRTEKSLLNVVGGAVAVGASRFGGQEGTLSTMQQMMLVQGMTLVGGGQKEFDCGHYGVAAQRPVQEDAAAQERIVILARRLFEVAQATRKLRFSGAKE, encoded by the coding sequence ATGTTTTTTGTCGTAATAAATGGTAGTCCGCATCATGATGGTAATACAATGTTTTTGTTAAACAAAGGGCTTGCGGAACTTGAATCTTTAGGCGGAAAAGTTGAAACTATTCATGCTGCCGATATTTTAAGGAATTTGCCGGTGCCCTTTTGCACGGCATGTTCTTCTCCTTGTCAAGGGAAATGTTCTGAAGGAACACGTTTAGCCGAAGTTTTGCATATCTTGAGAAAAGCAGATGGACTTTTATTGGGCTCTCCTGTTTATTTCGGTACAATTAGTGCACAATTAAAGGCATTTTGGGATAAAATTCGCTGTTTAAGAACTGAAAAAAGTTTATTAAATGTAGTAGGTGGTGCGGTTGCTGTAGGGGCTTCACGTTTTGGTGGTCAGGAGGGTACTTTATCGACCATGCAGCAAATGATGTTGGTACAGGGTATGACCTTGGTAGGTGGTGGTCAAAAGGAATTTGATTGTGGGCATTATGGTGTAGCCGCACAACGGCCGGTCCAAGAGGATGCCGCTGCCCAGGAGCGAATAGTTATTTTGGCTCGACGTTTATTTGAAGTGGCTCAGGCAACACGCAAGCTGCGTTTTTCGGGGGCTAAAGAATGA
- a CDS encoding zinc ribbon domain-containing protein: protein MFFVGIFGAEKKAKIIKEFSNIICPCGALSRMQLYETYLQFHFFFIPLYKGKRKYYLKTRCCQKTYQVPRELLPELLQSEEPDFTHLQTHTAQVQTCPYCGKKL from the coding sequence ATGTTTTTTGTAGGAATATTTGGAGCCGAGAAAAAAGCTAAAATAATTAAAGAGTTTAGTAATATTATTTGTCCTTGTGGTGCTTTGTCGCGTATGCAACTTTACGAAACCTACCTACAGTTTCACTTCTTTTTTATCCCCCTTTATAAAGGGAAGCGTAAATACTATTTAAAAACAAGATGCTGCCAAAAAACTTACCAAGTGCCCCGAGAGCTGCTGCCAGAACTTTTACAAAGCGAAGAACCGGATTTTACACATTTACAAACACATACTGCTCAGGTCCAAACCTGTCCATATTGCGGAAAAAAACTATAA